The Planococcus donghaensis genome contains a region encoding:
- a CDS encoding carbamoyl phosphate synthase large subunit: MPKHEHIKKVLVIGSGAIVIGQAAEFDYSGTQACVALKEEGVEVILINNNPATIMTDQSISDKVYFEPLTLDSVTAIIEKERPDGLLATVGGQTALNLAMALSDSSILTKYGVTLLGTDMKAIKQAEDREQFRSLMNQLGEPVPDSDIIYSIEGALEFADSAGYPLIVRPAYTLGGFGGGIAQDEKTYIDLVKQGLSASPIKQCLVEISIAGYKEIEYEVMRDADGTCITICNMENFDPVGVHTGDSIVVAPSQTLNDQDFHMLRSSSIHIIKALGIIGACNVQFALHPETSAYYLIEVNPRVSRSSALASKATGYPIAKIAAKLALGYQLAELKNPVTGTTFASFEPALDYVAVKIPRWPFDQFPQIERKLGTQMKATGEVMAIERSMEAALQKAIRSLELPIDGFLSPALSKFSTEYLCELAIEADDRRLFVLFELLVRGKTIDFLHGLTGITPYFLWVMNNIVDEWQKLQQTNWNDMTHARLLQAKTLGFSDQQLADLWNVSCSEVWGQRRLWQVTPAYRMIDTCAAEFSSNTNYFYSSWHGASDVSRPYHKKKVAVIGSGPIRIGQGIEFDYCCVHSVMAAQKLGYEAIMINNNPETVSTDYEVADALYFEPITPEDILNVLDFEGINQVILQFGGQTSLNVAAALESAGITVLGSTVDLLDQMEDRDRFYAFLESIGLPTIPGKTAQNAAEVIPAARSLGFPVLLRPSYVIGGRGMIVLANEQELTDWLQQTTMTFPVLVDHFVTGKEVEADILTDGDNVWVSAIFEHVEGTGVHSGDSISVTPPVSLSAYALQELTETAKHIATNMDYTGLFNIQFVYENNQLFVMEINPRASRTAPISSKITDVPLVQHATALLLGIPFEELGIEESFNGQPEYTVKAPVFSHIKLPGLSPVLSPEMMSTGEVIGSSSDFDIALAKALSGASVQLANLAEDGTLFVATSSIDQVDSALWKTLGQEVVTESSLSFDDWLQTDNKKAYIDFSPDPDSTHAKQAAIHRLHVWTRPETMAAFNGSLTSTLFPKGVLAK; this comes from the coding sequence ATGCCTAAGCACGAACACATAAAAAAAGTATTGGTCATTGGCTCTGGTGCCATCGTCATTGGTCAAGCCGCTGAATTCGATTATTCGGGCACTCAAGCTTGTGTCGCATTAAAAGAAGAAGGCGTGGAAGTCATCTTAATCAACAATAATCCTGCAACGATTATGACCGATCAGTCTATTTCCGATAAAGTCTACTTCGAGCCGCTAACGTTAGATAGTGTCACTGCCATTATCGAAAAAGAACGACCGGATGGCTTGCTCGCAACAGTTGGCGGACAAACTGCCTTAAACTTAGCAATGGCTTTATCTGATTCGAGTATTTTAACGAAATATGGTGTTACGTTACTGGGGACCGACATGAAAGCCATTAAACAAGCGGAAGACCGCGAACAATTCCGCTCTTTGATGAACCAACTAGGCGAGCCGGTTCCGGATAGTGACATTATTTATTCGATTGAAGGAGCTTTGGAATTTGCAGATTCTGCGGGCTATCCACTCATCGTGCGCCCAGCTTATACGCTTGGTGGCTTTGGGGGCGGGATTGCTCAAGATGAAAAGACTTATATCGACTTAGTAAAACAAGGATTGAGTGCCAGTCCTATCAAGCAATGTTTAGTCGAAATTAGTATTGCTGGCTATAAAGAAATCGAATATGAAGTTATGCGTGACGCAGACGGAACGTGTATCACAATTTGCAATATGGAAAACTTCGATCCCGTCGGAGTGCATACAGGCGACTCGATTGTCGTAGCCCCTAGTCAAACATTAAACGATCAAGATTTCCATATGTTGCGTAGTTCTTCGATTCATATTATTAAAGCGCTTGGCATTATTGGCGCATGCAATGTGCAGTTTGCGCTGCATCCTGAAACTTCCGCTTATTATTTAATCGAAGTTAACCCGCGTGTCAGTCGTTCATCCGCTCTGGCTTCAAAAGCGACCGGATATCCGATTGCTAAAATTGCAGCGAAGTTGGCACTGGGTTACCAATTAGCTGAATTAAAAAACCCAGTGACAGGGACAACATTTGCTAGTTTTGAACCGGCTCTCGATTATGTAGCGGTGAAAATTCCGCGATGGCCGTTTGATCAATTCCCACAAATCGAACGAAAGCTCGGCACACAAATGAAAGCTACTGGTGAAGTGATGGCCATTGAACGCAGCATGGAAGCGGCATTGCAAAAAGCGATTCGTTCATTGGAGTTACCAATTGACGGCTTTCTCTCACCTGCTCTTAGCAAGTTTTCAACAGAATACTTATGCGAGTTGGCTATCGAAGCTGATGATCGTCGCCTGTTTGTCCTTTTTGAATTATTAGTTCGTGGCAAAACGATTGATTTTTTACATGGCCTCACCGGCATTACCCCTTACTTCTTATGGGTGATGAACAACATCGTTGACGAATGGCAGAAGCTTCAGCAAACCAATTGGAACGATATGACACACGCTCGCTTGCTACAAGCCAAGACTTTAGGTTTTAGCGATCAACAACTAGCTGATTTATGGAACGTTTCGTGTTCTGAAGTTTGGGGACAACGCAGACTTTGGCAAGTAACTCCTGCTTATCGCATGATCGATACGTGCGCTGCTGAGTTTTCGTCAAATACCAATTATTTTTATTCGAGTTGGCATGGCGCTTCAGATGTTAGCCGTCCTTATCATAAGAAGAAAGTAGCAGTGATTGGATCAGGTCCAATTCGCATTGGCCAAGGCATCGAGTTTGACTATTGCTGCGTTCACAGTGTGATGGCTGCTCAAAAACTTGGGTACGAAGCGATTATGATCAATAACAATCCAGAAACTGTGAGCACAGATTACGAAGTAGCAGATGCATTGTATTTTGAGCCAATTACACCAGAAGATATTTTAAATGTGTTGGACTTTGAAGGCATCAATCAAGTGATTCTCCAGTTTGGCGGACAAACTTCACTGAATGTAGCGGCAGCTTTAGAAAGCGCAGGGATTACCGTTCTCGGCTCGACAGTGGATTTACTAGATCAAATGGAAGACCGCGATCGTTTTTATGCATTTTTGGAATCAATCGGCTTACCGACCATACCGGGTAAAACAGCGCAGAATGCTGCTGAAGTTATACCGGCAGCTCGCTCACTCGGATTCCCGGTGTTATTACGCCCCTCTTACGTTATTGGCGGGCGCGGCATGATTGTGTTAGCAAATGAGCAAGAATTAACGGACTGGTTGCAACAAACAACTATGACATTCCCTGTATTGGTCGATCATTTTGTTACCGGAAAAGAAGTTGAAGCGGATATTTTAACCGACGGCGACAATGTTTGGGTATCAGCGATTTTTGAACACGTCGAAGGAACCGGTGTTCATTCTGGGGACAGCATCTCCGTTACACCACCGGTTTCATTGTCAGCATACGCTTTGCAAGAACTGACGGAAACCGCGAAACACATCGCCACAAACATGGACTATACCGGCTTATTTAATATCCAGTTTGTATATGAAAACAACCAATTATTCGTGATGGAGATTAACCCACGAGCATCACGTACTGCTCCTATCAGCTCAAAAATAACGGATGTGCCACTAGTTCAACATGCCACTGCTTTGTTGTTAGGCATACCGTTCGAAGAACTGGGTATTGAAGAGAGTTTCAACGGACAACCTGAATATACGGTGAAAGCACCTGTTTTCTCACATATTAAACTGCCTGGCTTGTCTCCTGTTCTATCACCCGAAATGATGTCTACAGGTGAAGTGATTGGATCTAGTTCAGATTTCGATATAGCGTTAGCGAAAGCGCTCAGCGGTGCTTCTGTTCAATTGGCTAACTTGGCTGAAGACGGCACGTTATTTGTCGCAACGTCCTCGATCGATCAAGTCGACAGCGCGTTATGGAAAACACTTGGACAAGAGGTCGTTACAGAAAGCTCTTTGTCTTTTGATGATTGGTTACAAACTGACAATAAAAAAGCGTATATCGATTTTTCTCCTGACCCGGACAGTACCCATGCTAAACAGGCCGCTATCCACCGTCTTCATGTGTGGACACGCCCTGAAACAATGGCTGCGTTTAACGGCAGCTTAACATCTACCCTATTCCCGAAAGGAGTGCTTGCAAAATGA
- a CDS encoding carbamoyl phosphate synthase small subunit: MSGTVTLANGKAFNGQWHGKATAIQGEIVFFTGMTGYEEVLTDPSYKGQIIVFSYPLIGQYGIQSLYAQSDLIQAAGIIVTNLYEGPLGNGAISFAEFAANHSIPILSGVDTRSVIQNIRDSGTMQSQLIHTSFPELAWEPVQTHFFPATQTTQELQTIGNGTTHIGLIDFHYKSSILKQLLQLDCKVTIIPYATPTEQLDHLGLDGLLFSNGPGDPAALQQLFPTYRDWAERYPSFGICLGHQVLASAFGAKTTKLAYGHRGANHPVMNVQTKRVSMSSQNHSYVVESDSLIPTPFSVLYKNVNDGSIEGLVHDSLPVTTVQFHPEAAPGPTDHLDLFEQFLNVAKQPEGVKVHA, encoded by the coding sequence ATGTCAGGTACAGTAACATTAGCAAACGGCAAAGCATTTAACGGGCAATGGCACGGTAAAGCTACTGCGATTCAAGGAGAAATCGTCTTTTTTACAGGAATGACCGGTTATGAAGAAGTTTTAACAGATCCGTCATATAAAGGACAAATCATTGTGTTTTCTTATCCCCTTATTGGTCAATACGGCATCCAGTCGCTTTATGCACAGTCTGATCTGATTCAAGCGGCTGGTATTATTGTCACAAACTTATATGAAGGACCGCTTGGCAATGGGGCAATTTCATTCGCTGAGTTTGCTGCCAATCATAGCATTCCGATTTTAAGCGGTGTTGATACGCGTTCTGTGATCCAAAACATTCGTGATTCCGGCACAATGCAATCACAACTAATCCACACTTCCTTTCCCGAACTCGCTTGGGAGCCGGTGCAAACGCATTTTTTCCCTGCTACTCAAACAACACAAGAGCTTCAAACAATTGGAAACGGTACGACACATATTGGGTTAATTGATTTTCATTATAAATCCTCTATTTTAAAACAGTTGCTGCAACTCGATTGCAAAGTAACGATTATTCCTTATGCGACGCCAACAGAACAGCTGGATCATCTCGGGCTTGATGGTCTGTTATTTTCAAATGGTCCCGGAGACCCTGCCGCTCTTCAACAGCTATTTCCGACATACCGGGACTGGGCAGAGCGCTATCCGAGTTTCGGCATTTGCCTTGGCCACCAAGTACTGGCTTCCGCATTTGGTGCGAAAACAACGAAGCTTGCCTATGGTCACCGTGGAGCCAATCACCCTGTGATGAACGTACAAACAAAGCGCGTCAGCATGAGTTCGCAAAATCATAGCTATGTTGTTGAAAGCGACAGCCTTATACCTACACCTTTTTCGGTTCTTTATAAAAATGTCAACGACGGCAGTATTGAAGGCCTTGTTCACGATTCTTTACCCGTGACTACGGTCCAATTCCACCCCGAAGCAGCACCGGGTCCAACTGACCACCTTGACTTATTCGAACAATTTCTAAATGTCGCCAAGCAACCAGAAGGAGTGAAAGTCCATGCCTAA
- a CDS encoding FtsB family cell division protein yields MSLKRDNKAEKREVTSIRNDYVRSVEIEEKRKSAHKVRLMRRLAVFGFVVLMATIWIGSTIYAQTQTISEKAQLREEALLELEQVEKQQNQLEEQILLLNDEEYLAKLARKDYFLSEEGEIIFTTPHDEKKDEEKASEKE; encoded by the coding sequence ATGAGTTTGAAGAGAGATAACAAAGCTGAAAAGCGCGAAGTCACCTCAATTCGCAATGACTATGTCCGTTCGGTTGAAATCGAAGAAAAGCGTAAATCTGCTCATAAAGTTCGATTAATGAGAAGATTGGCAGTATTTGGGTTTGTGGTTTTAATGGCGACTATTTGGATTGGGTCGACTATTTATGCACAAACACAAACCATTTCTGAAAAAGCGCAGCTTCGTGAAGAAGCGTTGCTAGAGCTTGAACAAGTTGAAAAGCAACAAAATCAGCTAGAAGAACAAATCTTGCTATTGAATGACGAAGAATATTTGGCTAAATTAGCGCGTAAAGATTACTTTCTCTCAGAAGAAGGAGAAATTATTTTTACTACCCCACATGACGAAAAAAAAGATGAAGAAAAGGCATCAGAAAAAGAGTAG
- a CDS encoding S1 domain-containing RNA-binding protein — protein sequence MSIEVGSKLEGKVTGITNFGAFVQLPTGATGLVHISEVADNYVKDINDHLKVGEMVEVKVMNVEADGKIGLSIRKAKPQPAGGTERPQRPRPSNNRSFDRAPKENFETKMAKFLKDSEENMTTLKRATESKRGGRGAKRG from the coding sequence ATGTCGATTGAAGTAGGCAGCAAGTTAGAAGGTAAAGTCACAGGTATTACAAACTTTGGAGCATTTGTTCAGCTTCCAACTGGTGCAACAGGCCTCGTGCATATAAGTGAAGTAGCCGACAACTATGTAAAAGATATTAACGATCATCTTAAAGTTGGCGAAATGGTAGAAGTGAAAGTCATGAATGTAGAAGCAGACGGGAAGATTGGGCTTTCGATTCGTAAAGCGAAGCCACAACCAGCTGGCGGCACAGAACGACCACAACGACCACGCCCGAGCAACAATCGTTCATTTGACCGCGCTCCAAAAGAGAACTTTGAAACAAAAATGGCGAAGTTCTTGAAAGACAGCGAAGAAAATATGACGACCTTAAAGCGCGCGACTGAATCAAAACGTGGCGGCAGAGGGGCAAAAAGAGGCTAA
- the tilS gene encoding tRNA lysidine(34) synthetase TilS, whose protein sequence is MKDFQALLMQHMNKHQLLQTGDKVLIGCSGGIDSMVLLYFLNSIKADLGISVAAVHVDHMLRGEESDKDRLFTEKIAKQWGIECFSRAIPIPAILEKKGGNKQQVCRTERYSYFLEVMKQTGATKFATAHHADDQLETILMSGVRGSLQDGSFGMLASRPFGNGRLIRPLLAVVKEQISAYAKSLNIPYREDSSNAEATYTRNRLRQNVLPLLKEENSKVSQHFVELAEDMQQDQQFLQELAQQKLQQLIRIENDQIVLSAKSFRVEAHALQKRMVLLLLNYLYNPKQVPLTRQLVEQMREMMQSSSGTVFLHLPQHYIAIRQYDTVLLGRQSREPVTDPEPINITADWTPVYGGRRYKVVPTVQQEQSENLATWYFQAPKNANFFLRSRKPGDRILLTGMNHPKKLSRLMIDEKIPVPMRESWPVITTDKNELLLVPGLRSSALVSRQKRDGDNWVLIEQLLYNENKEY, encoded by the coding sequence GTGAAGGATTTTCAAGCGTTACTCATGCAACACATGAACAAGCATCAATTACTACAAACTGGAGATAAAGTACTCATCGGGTGTTCAGGTGGAATTGACTCGATGGTCTTACTTTATTTTTTGAATTCAATAAAGGCAGACCTAGGCATTTCGGTTGCTGCTGTTCATGTAGATCATATGTTAAGAGGAGAAGAATCCGATAAAGATCGCTTGTTTACTGAAAAAATAGCGAAACAATGGGGGATTGAATGCTTTAGTCGAGCAATTCCTATTCCAGCGATTTTAGAAAAAAAAGGTGGCAACAAGCAACAAGTATGCCGTACTGAACGCTATAGTTACTTTCTCGAAGTTATGAAACAAACTGGTGCTACTAAGTTTGCGACCGCCCACCACGCGGACGATCAACTTGAAACCATCTTGATGTCAGGAGTCAGAGGCAGTTTACAGGATGGCTCATTTGGCATGTTAGCAAGCCGTCCGTTTGGAAACGGTCGGTTGATCCGTCCGCTGTTGGCAGTGGTAAAAGAGCAAATTAGCGCATATGCAAAATCGCTAAACATTCCATATCGAGAAGATTCGAGCAACGCTGAAGCGACCTATACACGAAATCGCTTGCGACAAAACGTTTTGCCGCTTTTAAAAGAAGAAAATAGCAAGGTTTCTCAACATTTTGTAGAACTTGCTGAAGACATGCAACAAGATCAACAGTTTTTACAAGAATTAGCCCAACAGAAATTGCAGCAACTGATTCGAATAGAAAATGACCAAATTGTTTTATCTGCCAAAAGTTTCAGAGTTGAAGCGCATGCTTTACAAAAAAGAATGGTTCTACTACTATTAAACTATCTATATAATCCGAAGCAAGTTCCGTTAACGAGACAGCTGGTCGAACAAATGCGGGAAATGATGCAAAGTTCATCGGGCACTGTTTTTTTACATTTGCCGCAACATTATATAGCGATCCGACAATATGACACGGTTTTGCTCGGTCGTCAATCGCGAGAACCAGTGACTGACCCTGAGCCCATCAACATTACTGCTGACTGGACGCCTGTTTATGGTGGTCGCCGGTACAAAGTGGTGCCAACTGTTCAACAGGAACAAAGTGAAAATCTCGCGACTTGGTATTTTCAAGCACCGAAAAACGCTAATTTCTTTTTGCGAAGCAGAAAACCGGGAGACCGGATTCTACTTACGGGGATGAATCATCCGAAAAAGCTATCGCGTTTAATGATTGATGAAAAAATTCCTGTGCCTATGAGAGAAAGTTGGCCTGTCATCACAACTGACAAAAACGAACTTTTATTAGTGCCAGGCTTACGCTCATCGGCTCTCGTTAGCCGTCAAAAGCGTGATGGAGACAATTGGGTACTAATTGAACAACTTTTATACAATGAAAACAAGGAATACTAG
- the hpt gene encoding hypoxanthine phosphoribosyltransferase, giving the protein MLQNDIKEILISEEQLQDKARELGATLTEDYKGKYPLAIGVLKGAMPFMGDLMKRIDGFIEMDFMDVSSYGNATVSSGEVKIVKDLNASVEGRDLLIIEDIIDSGMTLSYLVDLFKYRKANSIKIVTLLDKPSGRKVDLKADYVGFEVPDAFVVGYGLDYAEKYRNLPYIGILKPAIYSEEAE; this is encoded by the coding sequence ATGTTACAGAATGACATTAAAGAAATATTGATTAGCGAAGAACAATTGCAAGACAAAGCACGTGAACTAGGAGCAACGTTGACAGAGGATTATAAAGGCAAATATCCACTAGCAATCGGTGTACTAAAGGGTGCAATGCCGTTCATGGGAGATTTGATGAAACGCATTGATGGTTTTATCGAAATGGATTTCATGGATGTATCGAGTTACGGCAACGCCACTGTTTCTTCTGGAGAAGTTAAAATTGTAAAAGATTTAAATGCGAGTGTTGAAGGGCGCGATCTACTAATCATTGAAGATATCATTGATAGTGGGATGACACTTAGCTATTTAGTGGACCTATTCAAATATCGCAAAGCAAATTCAATTAAAATTGTTACATTGCTGGATAAACCATCGGGACGTAAAGTAGACTTGAAAGCTGATTATGTTGGTTTTGAAGTACCTGATGCATTTGTTGTTGGGTACGGCTTGGATTACGCAGAAAAATACCGGAACTTACCGTATATCGGAATTCTGAAGCCTGCAATTTATAGCGAAGAAGCAGAATAG
- the ftsH gene encoding ATP-dependent zinc metalloprotease FtsH, translating into MNRIFRYTIFYLLIFLVIIGILGTFNNSNQPTENIGYNEFLAALENGEIEEVTIQPDAMVYEVTGKMTGYDEGQSFVTNIPLENEALTAEIDAVAKAQDGVEIEYLKAPQTSGWVSFFTGIIPFIIIFILFFFLLNQSQGGGGGRVMNFGKSKAKLYDDQKQKVRFNDVAGADEEKQELVEVVDFLKDPRRFADIGARIPKGILLVGPPGTGKTLLARAVAGEAGVPFFSISGSDFVEMFVGVGASRVRDLFENAKKNAPCIIFIDEIDAVGRQRGAGLGGGHDEREQTLNQLLVEMDGFGANEGVIIIAATNRPDILDPALLRPGRFDRQITVGRPDVKGREEVLKVHARNKPLDENVDLKAIAQRTPGFSGADLENLLNEAALVAARRNKLKIDMSDLDEASDRVIAGPAKKNRVISKKERNIVAFHEAGHTVIGLTLDDAETVHKVTIVPRGQAGGYAVMLPKEDRYFMTKPELLDKISGLLGGRVAEDIMFGEVSTGAHNDFQRATAIARSMVTEYGMSDKIGPVQFGTAQGGNVFLGRDFNSEQNYSDAIAFEIDQEMQRIIKEQYIRTKEILTEKKELLELIATTLLEVETLDAAQILHLKDHGTLPERDYETLNGDFGDESKPDLKKDSDTSEAIGAPADPSAGDLPSEDGQTGSVGESIDEKRK; encoded by the coding sequence ATGAATCGGATATTTCGATACACCATATTTTATTTACTGATTTTCCTAGTTATTATCGGGATTCTGGGTACCTTTAACAATAGTAACCAGCCGACTGAAAATATAGGATATAACGAATTTTTAGCAGCATTGGAAAATGGAGAGATTGAGGAAGTTACAATCCAACCAGATGCAATGGTTTATGAAGTGACAGGGAAAATGACTGGATATGACGAAGGTCAATCTTTTGTGACGAATATTCCATTAGAGAACGAAGCATTAACTGCAGAAATTGATGCAGTTGCAAAAGCACAAGATGGTGTCGAGATTGAATATTTGAAAGCTCCACAAACAAGTGGTTGGGTTTCATTTTTCACAGGTATCATTCCATTTATCATCATTTTCATTCTTTTCTTCTTCTTACTTAATCAATCGCAAGGCGGCGGAGGCGGTCGTGTGATGAACTTCGGTAAGAGTAAAGCGAAGTTATATGATGATCAAAAACAAAAAGTTCGCTTTAACGATGTAGCTGGAGCAGATGAAGAAAAACAAGAACTTGTTGAAGTTGTTGATTTCTTGAAAGATCCGCGCAGATTTGCAGACATTGGCGCTCGTATTCCAAAAGGGATTTTGCTTGTTGGACCTCCGGGTACTGGTAAAACTTTACTAGCTCGTGCTGTTGCTGGAGAAGCAGGTGTTCCTTTCTTCTCTATTAGTGGTTCGGATTTTGTAGAGATGTTTGTTGGTGTCGGGGCTTCTCGAGTTCGTGATTTGTTTGAAAACGCGAAGAAAAATGCACCTTGTATCATTTTTATCGATGAAATCGACGCAGTCGGACGCCAACGTGGCGCTGGTCTCGGTGGTGGACACGATGAGCGTGAGCAAACACTAAACCAACTATTGGTTGAAATGGATGGCTTTGGTGCAAACGAAGGTGTTATTATTATTGCCGCAACTAACCGTCCAGATATTCTGGATCCGGCTTTACTTCGTCCAGGGCGTTTTGACCGTCAGATTACTGTAGGTCGTCCGGATGTTAAAGGCCGCGAAGAAGTTCTTAAAGTTCATGCGCGCAATAAACCGCTTGACGAAAATGTTGATTTAAAAGCAATCGCTCAGCGTACACCTGGATTCTCAGGTGCTGATTTAGAGAACTTATTGAACGAAGCAGCACTTGTTGCGGCTCGTCGCAATAAACTTAAAATCGATATGTCTGATCTTGATGAAGCATCTGACCGCGTTATTGCAGGTCCTGCTAAGAAAAACCGCGTCATCTCGAAAAAAGAGCGCAATATCGTGGCTTTCCACGAAGCTGGCCATACGGTTATCGGGTTAACGCTTGATGATGCTGAAACAGTTCACAAAGTAACGATCGTTCCTCGCGGACAAGCTGGCGGCTATGCAGTCATGCTACCAAAAGAAGACCGTTACTTTATGACAAAACCTGAATTGCTTGATAAGATTTCTGGTTTGCTAGGTGGACGTGTAGCAGAAGATATCATGTTCGGCGAAGTATCAACTGGCGCTCATAACGATTTCCAACGTGCTACGGCAATTGCCCGTAGCATGGTAACGGAATACGGCATGAGTGACAAAATCGGACCGGTTCAATTTGGGACAGCCCAAGGCGGTAACGTATTCTTAGGACGTGACTTTAATTCTGAACAAAATTATTCAGATGCTATTGCCTTTGAAATTGATCAGGAAATGCAACGTATTATTAAAGAGCAATATATTCGCACGAAAGAAATTCTGACTGAGAAGAAAGAACTTCTTGAATTGATCGCGACGACATTGCTTGAAGTGGAAACATTAGATGCAGCACAAATTCTGCATTTGAAAGACCATGGTACGCTTCCTGAACGCGATTACGAAACATTAAACGGTGATTTCGGAGACGAAAGTAAACCGGATTTGAAAAAAGATAGCGATACTTCAGAAGCGATAGGTGCACCAGCTGACCCTTCAGCGGGAGACTTGCCTTCAGAAGACGGACAAACGGGCTCTGTAGGAGAGTCGATTGACGAAAAACGTAAATAA
- a CDS encoding type III pantothenate kinase: MILVMDAGNTSIVLGVYDQDQLMHHWRMETLRRKTEDEYGMQIKAFLQDVGLSFSSVTGIIMSSVVPPIVSTLERMCQKYFQVKPLIVGPGVKTGLNIKYDNPREVGTDRIVNAVAAIHEYGGPLIIVDFGTANTFCYINEKQQYMGGAIAPGINISTEALYARAAKLPRIEITTPEHVVGKNTISAMQAGIVYGYVGQVEGIVSRIKKDGKEKPVVIATGGMASLIAGETTIIDYVDPYLTLKGLYLIYKRNQA; encoded by the coding sequence ATGATTTTAGTAATGGATGCTGGAAATACAAGCATTGTCCTAGGGGTATACGATCAAGACCAATTGATGCACCATTGGCGGATGGAAACCCTTCGCCGCAAAACGGAAGATGAATATGGCATGCAGATTAAAGCATTTCTCCAAGATGTGGGTTTAAGTTTTTCTTCAGTTACGGGTATTATTATGTCGTCCGTTGTCCCGCCAATCGTCTCTACTTTAGAGCGGATGTGCCAAAAGTATTTTCAAGTAAAACCGTTAATTGTCGGACCTGGTGTTAAGACAGGATTGAACATTAAGTATGATAATCCACGTGAAGTTGGAACTGACCGAATCGTAAATGCAGTCGCGGCAATCCATGAATATGGGGGTCCGTTGATTATTGTTGATTTTGGAACTGCCAATACTTTCTGTTATATTAATGAAAAGCAACAGTACATGGGAGGCGCTATTGCTCCTGGTATTAATATTTCGACAGAAGCACTGTATGCGCGTGCTGCTAAACTCCCGCGGATTGAAATCACTACACCCGAGCACGTAGTGGGCAAAAATACCATTTCTGCGATGCAAGCGGGTATTGTGTATGGTTATGTTGGTCAGGTAGAAGGAATTGTCTCGCGCATAAAAAAAGACGGCAAAGAAAAACCGGTCGTAATTGCGACTGGCGGTATGGCTTCTTTGATTGCTGGTGAAACAACGATTATTGATTACGTAGATCCTTATTTAACATTAAAAGGACTTTATTTAATTTACAAACGCAACCAAGCGTAA
- the hslO gene encoding Hsp33 family molecular chaperone HslO, whose protein sequence is MSDYLVRGLGFNGSVRAFAVDSTKTVGEAQRRHMMWPTASAALGRAMTGGVMLGAMLKGDDKVTIKFEGGGPIGALLVDSNAKGGVRGYVSNPQTHFDLNAQGKLDVSRAVGTDGMMSVVKDLGMRDNFTGQTPIVSGEIAEDFTYYFATSEQVPSSVGLGVLVDTDNSILAAGGFIIQLMPNTDDETITEIEEHLSGIEPVSHMIQRGLSPEEILEAVLGKENVQILDKMPVNFECNCSKDRFATAILGLGEKEIQDMIDEDGMAEAQCHFCLETYHYSKEELETFINELQL, encoded by the coding sequence GTGTCAGATTATTTAGTTCGCGGCCTCGGTTTTAATGGGAGTGTCCGTGCATTTGCAGTAGACAGCACGAAAACAGTAGGAGAAGCACAACGTCGCCATATGATGTGGCCAACAGCTTCCGCCGCATTAGGGCGAGCAATGACAGGTGGCGTGATGCTCGGCGCAATGCTAAAAGGCGATGATAAAGTAACGATCAAGTTTGAAGGAGGCGGACCTATTGGCGCATTGCTAGTAGATAGCAACGCTAAAGGTGGAGTTCGTGGCTATGTTTCGAATCCGCAAACTCATTTTGATTTAAACGCGCAAGGTAAATTAGATGTTAGCCGGGCGGTGGGTACTGATGGCATGATGTCCGTTGTGAAAGATTTGGGCATGCGTGATAATTTCACAGGTCAAACACCGATTGTTTCAGGTGAAATTGCTGAAGACTTTACTTATTATTTTGCTACTTCAGAACAAGTGCCTTCATCAGTTGGGTTAGGTGTTTTGGTAGATACAGACAACTCGATTTTGGCAGCAGGTGGATTTATCATTCAATTGATGCCAAATACAGACGACGAAACCATTACGGAAATTGAAGAGCATCTCTCTGGAATTGAACCTGTTTCTCATATGATTCAGCGTGGATTATCGCCAGAAGAAATACTCGAAGCAGTACTTGGAAAAGAGAATGTCCAAATTCTTGATAAAATGCCGGTGAATTTTGAATGCAATTGTTCCAAAGATCGTTTTGCGACAGCTATTCTTGGACTTGGAGAAAAAGAAATTCAAGACATGATCGATGAAGATGGAATGGCGGAAGCGCAATGCCATTTCTGCTTGGAAACGTATCATTATTCTAAAGAGGAACTCGAGACGTTTATCAATGAGCTCCAGTTATAA